The following is a genomic window from Chlorocebus sabaeus isolate Y175 chromosome 24, mChlSab1.0.hap1, whole genome shotgun sequence.
TCTCTGTCCCATGCCGAGTTCTTATTCCTGGCCACACTCTTTTTTTCCCTGTCTACTCCTGACATTGTGCTATTCCAGGGTCCAGAGTAACCTAAAAATTGCTTTATAGGAAGCCCTCTATATTTCAATGCCATTGCTTTcaagttctggaaaaaaaaaaaactcttcagaCCTCACTTTTAGTTTACCCAACAGAGGATATTCTATGTCTGGCTGACATTACATTTCTCTGAATTCAACAATTTGGACTCTAGATTTAAGAATCATTCTCTTATTTTCTAGACTATTAAGAGCCATGTTTCTGAAGGCCGGTCCCCTGAAGGGAAGCCCAAGTCTCTGATCTGTGAGGGCATAAGTGTGCTTATGCATGAGAAGAATCTAAGTAGTGTGAACTGACCAGgtgcaaaaccaaaaaacttatgTGAATAATAAAGAGCCAATGATTTGGGAACAGCAAATCACAAGTTTGATTAAAATATGTTCTTAGAAAATTAGCGTTTCTGCCCGTGGACGCCGCCGAAGAAGCATCGTTAAagtctctcttctccctgccGTCATGTCTAAGTCAGAGTCTCCTAAAGAGCCCGAACAGCTGAGGAAGCTCTTCATTGGAGGGTTGAGCTTTGAAACAACCGATGAGAGCCTGAGGAGCCATTTTGAGCAATGGGGAACGCTCACGGACTGTGTGGTAATGAGAGATCCAAACACCAAGCGTTCCAGGGgctttgggtttgtcacatatgccaCTGTGGAGGAGGTGGATGCAGCTATGAATGCAAGGCCACACAAGGTGGACGGAAGAGTTGTGGAACCAAAGAGAGCTGTCTCAAGAGAAGATTCTCAAAGACCAGGGGCCCACTTAACtgtgaaaaagatatttgttggtggcattaaagaagacactgaagaacatcaccTAAGAGATTATTTTGAACAGTATGGGAAAATTGAAGTGATTGAAATCATGACTGACCGAGGCAGTGGCAAGAAAAGGGGCTTTGCCTTTGTAACCTTTGACGACCATGACTCCGTGGATAAGATTGTCATTCAGAAATACCATACTGTGAATGGCCACAACTGTGAAGTTAGGAAAGCCCTGTCAAAGCAAGAGATGGCTAGTGCTTCATCCAGCCAAAGAGGTCGAAGTGGCTCTGGAAACTTTGGTGGTGGTCGTGGAGGTGGTTTTGGTGGGAATGACAACTTCGGTCGTGGAGGAAACTTCAGTGGTCGTGGTGGCTTTGGTGGCAGCCGTGGTGGTGGTGGAtatggtggcagtggggatggctataatggatttggtaatgatggaagcaattttggaggtGGTGGAAGCTACAATGATTTTGGCAATTACAACAATCAGTCTTCAAATTTTGGACCCATGAAGGGAGGAAATTTTGGAGGCAGAAGCTCTGGCCCCTATGGCGGTGGAGGCCAATACTTTGCAAAACCACGAAACCAAGGTGGCTATGGCGgttccagcagcagcagtagctatggcagtggcagaagattttaattaggaaacaaagcttagcaggagaggagagccagagaagtgacagggaagctacaggttacaacagatttgtgaactcagccaagcacagtggtggcaGGGCCTAGCTGCTACAAAGAAGACATGTTTTAGACAAATACTCATGTGTATGGGCAAAAAACTCGAGGACTGTATTTGTGACTAATtgtataacaggttattttagtttctgttctgtggaaagtgtaaagcattccaacaaagggttttaatgtagatttttttttttttttgcacccatgCTGTTGATTGCTAAATGTAATAGTCTGATCGTGAcgctgaataaatgtcttttttttaatgtgctgtgtAAAGTTAGTCTACTCTGAAGCCATCTTGGTAAACTTCCCCAACAGTGTGAAGTTAGAATTCCTTCAGGGTGATGCCAGGTTCTATTTGGAATTTATATACAACCTGCTTGGGTGGAGAAGCCATTGTCTTCGGAAACCTTGGTGTAGTTGAACTGATAGTTACTGTTGTGACCTGAAGTTCACCGTTAAAAGGGATTACCCAAGCAAAATCATGGAATTATTGGTTATAAAAGTGATTGTTGGCACATCCTATGCAATATATCTAAATTGAATAATGGTACCAGATAAAATTATAGATGGGAATGAAGCTTGTGTATCATCCATTATCATGTGTAATCAATAAACGATTTaattctcttgaaaaaaaaaaaaacaaaaacaaaaaaaacaaaaaaaaaacaaaaaaaagaaaattagcaaaagTGTTA
Proteins encoded in this region:
- the LOC119619024 gene encoding heterogeneous nuclear ribonucleoprotein A1: MSKSESPKEPEQLRKLFIGGLSFETTDESLRSHFEQWGTLTDCVVMRDPNTKRSRGFGFVTYATVEEVDAAMNARPHKVDGRVVEPKRAVSREDSQRPGAHLTVKKIFVGGIKEDTEEHHLRDYFEQYGKIEVIEIMTDRGSGKKRGFAFVTFDDHDSVDKIVIQKYHTVNGHNCEVRKALSKQEMASASSSQRGRSGSGNFGGGRGGGFGGNDNFGRGGNFSGRGGFGGSRGGGGYGGSGDGYNGFGNDGSNFGGGGSYNDFGNYNNQSSNFGPMKGGNFGGRSSGPYGGGGQYFAKPRNQGGYGGSSSSSSYGSGRRF